One part of the Vicia villosa cultivar HV-30 ecotype Madison, WI linkage group LG6, Vvil1.0, whole genome shotgun sequence genome encodes these proteins:
- the LOC131614210 gene encoding uncharacterized protein LOC131614210, which translates to MIIGTLNIRGGGSLIKRKRVNNIICKGRADFFMIQETKLEDISETLAESFWSGDDIGYSFLASEGRSGGIVSLWRNNTVTVIAGFRGKGFLGTKVSWKNAVYYIVNIYSPCSIHLKRDLWKNLLELKQRFSDGDWIIGGDFNAVKKRRERYGRSSDSNSVERREFSDFIDGCGLVDVPCKGKKFSWYSGDGRSKSRIDRILVSDAIVSSWGVVGQFIGNRDISDHCPVWLEVDKEDWGPKPFKFNNEWFSNKDFLPFVEREWMKLDVSGRGDFVLKEKFRLIKDKLNWWNREVFGKFNLEMEEGVRDLNNLDDMEATDEESLGLKREANNRFWLNLKIKENMLIQKYRLKWLNDGDSNSKFFHKVMMRGGEGTILAL; encoded by the coding sequence ATGATTATTGGTACCTTAAACATAAGAGGGGGAGGTAGTCTGATTAAAAGGAAGAGGGTTAATAACATTATCTGCAAGGGCCGGGCAGATTTCTTTATGATTCAGGAAACAAAATTGGAGGACATTTCAGAGACTTTGGCTGAGAGTTTCTGGTCTGGAGATGATATCGGTTATTCTTTCTTAGCGTCGGAGGGACGATCGGGCGGTATTGTATCTTTGTGGAGAAATAACACTGTTACGGTTATAGCTGGATTTCGTGGCAAAGGCTTTCTGGGAACAAAGGTTAGCTGGAAGAATGCTGTTTACTATATAGTCAATATTTATTCACCCTGTTCTATTCATTTAAAAAGGGATCTTTGGAAGAATTTATTGGAGCTAAAGCAAAGATTCTCGGATGGGGATTGGATCATCGGGGGTGATTTTAACGCGGTAAAGAAGAGGAGGGAGAGGTATGGGAGGTCTAGTGATAGTAATTCGGTGGAAAGAAGAGAGTTCTCGGATTTTATTGATGGTTGTGGTCTTGTGGATGTCCCTTGTAAGGGGAAGAAGTTTAGTTGGTATAGCGGTGATGGGAGGTCCAAGAGTAGAATTGATAGAATCCTTGTGTCGGATGCCATTGTTTCTTCTTGGGGGGTGGTTGGTCAATTCATTGGCAATAGGGATATTTCGGATCATTGCCCGGTGTGGTTGGAGGTGGATAAGGAggattggggtcctaaaccgttTAAATTCAACAACGAGTGGTTTTCTAACAAAGACTTTCTTCCTTTTGTCGAAAGAGAATGGATGAAGTTGGATGTTAGTGGTAGAGGTGATTTCGTGTTGAAAGAGAAATTCCGGCTCATTAAAGACAAATTGAATTGGTGGAATAGGGAGGTGTTTGGTAAATTCAATTTGGAAATGGAGGAGGGAGTTAGGGATTTAAATAATTTGGATGACATGGAGGCTACGGATGAGGAAAGCTTAGGTTTGAAAAGAGAAGCGAACAATAGGTTTTGGTTGAATCTTAAGATTAAAGAGAATATGCTAATTCAAAAATATAGATTAAAGTGGTTGAATGATGGGGATTCTAATAGCaagttctttcataaagttatgatgagaggaggagaaggaaccATATTAGCTCTATAG